A stretch of DNA from Leptolyngbyaceae cyanobacterium:
GAATTGCTGCCATTCGGCGTCGCACGCCAATTGTCATTGATGTGGGTATGGTCAAACAAGGGGTTGCTGGATTAGTATCCCAAACTTTTGGCAACCCCCTAATTGTAGCTGTGGAGCAGGCAAAAGAAGCACTCCCCGGCAAAACACGCACGGAAACAGGTTTACTTGAATGTTGGCGACAATTTCCCGATGCTATTTTTGCGATCGGTAATGCGCCAACTGCTTTACTAGCTCTTTGTGCTGAGTTACCATCCTCATCAGTAAAACCAGCATTAATCATCGGCGCACCCGTCGGTTTCATCTCGGTGGTAGAATCTAAAGCCGCTCTTGCTTCTCTCAATGTTCCCCAAATTCGCGTCGATAGCCGCAAAGGAGGTTCTCCCGTTGCAGCTGCGATCGTTAATGCTTTAATCGTACTCGCTTGGGAAGAAGAGAATGGGCTAGGGACTAGGGGCTAGGGAAAGGGAAAGGGAAAGGGAAAGGGAGAAAAATCACTGAAATTTCTAACCTTTACGCTTAATCCTTTATACTTCATCCTTTATATTTCAGACTTCATCCTTAATCCCAATCTAAAATCGAAAATCTAAAATCGAAAATAAAAATGTCTGTTCATGTGGTTGGAATAGGGTTGGA
This window harbors:
- a CDS encoding cobalt-precorrin-8X methylmutase: MNLPIHPIMEQSFAVIDREFGEHSFNSSEYAIVRRVIHTTADFEFKQLIKFSSGAIEAGIAAIRRRTPIVIDVGMVKQGVAGLVSQTFGNPLIVAVEQAKEALPGKTRTETGLLECWRQFPDAIFAIGNAPTALLALCAELPSSSVKPALIIGAPVGFISVVESKAALASLNVPQIRVDSRKGGSPVAAAIVNALIVLAWEEENGLGTRG